In Metopolophium dirhodum isolate CAU chromosome 9, ASM1992520v1, whole genome shotgun sequence, the genomic window GGTTTCTGTTCCGGTTCAGGTTCTTAATATCTCAATGGTTCCCGGTTCTTTTAGGTTTGATTCCATTACAGTGCCCTCAGTTTTTAAGCATTGGACCgcggtataggtataggtacattggATCTTGGTGTATAATATCACTGCAGTAGTTTCAGCCTGCAGATACGACGTAGGGATtaacaatttaaaggtaaaattatattttaataaagcaaTCTCCTGCGGCCGTGGTAATAATGGTAACCTAAAACTAATAAAGAAAACCGTTTATAATTACCGCCGAAACGGAATTCGCGTGGCtgcgtatttattatttatttacattattatacataaaataatatattaattatacacctataggtacaatacctatttatactcacttcaataattatataaacaactaATGAGAGCTTTTCTAAAACTATGCTCGCACAATCTCTTAcagagtacataatattataggcttttATATTGTTCCCGAGGGTTCTTCTGAAATTTGATTTATTGCCACAGTTAAGTCTAAGttcgaccaaaaacgtacctacccttcccttttcggccgattcacttttcaACCAAACCaaagttataagaaaaataaaatagtcgatatatagttttttgtaaaattatgacaattataattttaaaaatcgttaaaagtataagttttgatatttaaaatatataagaatacctTACATACTTTTTATGCTAATATGTCacggtatgtataatattatgtaagaaaactaaataataagcaacttttaataattttctgtaaatataacatattatagtacatagtaTTTGCCATTATTTTACatcaattagtttattttttttatatattatacacattactattatatttactcattatattgacaaaaattgtatattattatttaattttcttataaaatattatacatattgtgatataatattaatataaaaataattataatcgccataattttacataaattatatacgaactattttattttttttacttatattaaataataacttttcgtttcggtcgaaaagtgaatcggctgaaaagggaagggtacgatTTTGGTGGAAAAGGGAAAAGACCTTTTTTGAATTtagccgaaaagggaagggtacgtttttggtcgaaaagggTCTCGCCCCTAAATGTATGTACGTATCCTATATGCATTAGGGCAATATACCTTTTACGTACCTACTAATTACGAATACTATTTTTCGTTTGCATATGGTAACAAATGATTGTCAAGCACCTACCTGTtgactttaattttttatctatcTATTCAACAGAAAATAATGGTAAAATCTCGTAGGTACAGATTCCGATTTCCTATCTCTAACATGTGTGACACACGAAACATTTTCCCGTGCCTATACCTACGCTCCATCCGTTTGGAAATAAGTGTTCACGGAAAATACGACATTCAATGCCTTGTAACAAAATCGTAaacccaatataatatacatatgataataatagCCGATGCATTTGCCTCACTTAGCTCGTAATATAAAACTGTTCGGTGTCGCTTTGGCTATATAGACTCCACTCGAATCACTGACTCTCAGACACTCATAGACGGGACAtacagacatattattttatagaggtgcaatattatattttcaatttgtaggtacgactatacctaatatataacaatgtacctatagtcgtttatacaaaaataacaattctgAGCAGATTTTGCAGTGTTTCACGCGTAGTAGAAAATATGCAAAACGAGTAAATGCCTACAATACTGCAGGGTGATTTTTTATCatgaaacactcattatttcaaaaagtattaatgtttttgaaaatattttttgacatcgttccaagttgttaaaaaagcgacgtttttaagaaaaaattatatattgttaaatattttttatccttataattttgattataaataaatcgaatttaggacgaatAGTTTATGAGTCataagtatttaatgtttagaCGAGCGGAGAcaagtggacaaacattttgcggAGTACTGCTCTCTTCCGCCCAtctaaacattaaatacttataaagttataactcataaacttctcgccctaaattcgatttttatgaatcaaaatacttagaaaaatattctgcttttaAATGTGAAACTAAAACTctatatgttgtcattcaaaaatgtaaaatacttaaaaaattataagaataaaaaatattttaaaatataattttttaataaaaacgtcgtttttttaacaacttacttgaaactatgtaaaaaaatattttcaaaaacattaataatttttgaaattatgagtgttttgtgataaaataatcagcttgtatattatttcataaactgATAAACTTAATGAACACGGTGAACACTTTTCTCGATTTCCTTTAAAACTGTTCTTCCATTGCAGTTGAGGCCAAATCGCcatttatttcttatttcaacCCCTCAATCATTTATACAGTACCTATCAGTGGCGGTTAAACGGGGAGGGATGGATCCCCCTCCCCCATGACATTTTTCCCAATAGCcgtaacaaattatatataactatgagtatattatgtatattgtataatataataaatcttgttctaatttttttttttaataacataatgatCAACTTTGGTATTTCGACAGAATATGTCTATATCTTTTTTAAGATTCTAAACGGAGTgatgaatgttttgattttactgtgatgtctgttttttttttgtgtccgtcgTCAcattttggggcagtaaaagtgtttcaattttcaacttccgATTTGGTTTCAGGTATCCAACAACGTGAAtataattggtactttggggcaTTAGCGTAATTAAGGGGGAGGGCTTAGCCccctgactaagatttagccccccccaaaaaatatcccttattgatttagatataagcctcctataggttatttttaataaatagttttgttatcCTCCCCctcccccagaattttaaccctagttgcgcctatgctttggggggtcaaaattaaaattttcagtagttttcaaatgtGCCAGAAAAAACCAAACTAAAAATTAGggaaaaacgtgaatttttacaCGATTTTGATGTTTTTTGACCTATTTATGGGCAGTTGAAATATTGGATtttacttagtttttttttttttaaatgtcgataaaataaatttggcaagccaaacaattttgaaaattgaatacaaggttttTAATAAGTTGTACATATTTCgattacaaaaaaatcataaatcgtaagtcacaattttttttataagcatagaAAGTAATACTGAACaaactagtaaaataaaaataaaaaatagatctaattatttgataataatattgtaattaattttttataaattaagtttgtatatattaataaattgataacatttatatttggcattgccataaatatatatataggtatcataaaattaaatattatttaaatgttaaaaattcaacCACGCCCCCATCCATGGCAAAATCATTTGACCGTCACTGGTACCTaaactaatatactaatatattttaaaattaggaataatatatttagtatgcTGTCGGAGGTCGGACCATCTTCGTAcctatatggtaggtatattatagatacaatgataatataacatcattgaattaaaattgaacacaaaaattattacagtgacccatatACGCATAGACGTAACAAGGGGGGGGCTGAAGCCCCCCCTCCCAGAATTTCATAAAGCCCCcataagtacattttatttataatttacttataaaaaaatgctaGTGCTGAAGCCCTCCCCCCCTAACTTTAAGGTCTAGTTACGCCTACGCGCATACGACACCTAGGTTACAGCAGAGAGTCAGCGGGACCCACTTGCCAACCTTTTTATTATAGACAACGAAAATAGGGACAAACTCGCCACTAACTATAGAAAACACGAAGAAATATTCTattgtctatactctataataatttactgttaGTAGGTACGtgtgtcatatattatttttattattattataatattgtatttatcaaCTGTAGATGTGAAGTTCAATTTAAgggaataaaaatttatttgaaaaagtatacACTTGTTTTtgctgtatttttttattttggctaCGTATTTATTCTTAGCGATTTTCAGACTTCACGGACTAAAGGGCCTATATAAAtcctttttttatataggtttaataccTCTCTGGCGCGGACCATCACCTGTCATGGCCGCATAGGCGCAATTAGAAAAGttgatttggggggggggcaaattcataaaatcaatacagacccgcaaatttttttattaggtggatttaagaatgaatatatttaaaaacttaggggGGGCTTAAATAAAACTAGGAGGGGCTAAGCCCTCTCTAGACCCtcccccaaattgcgcctatggtaATGGGCCCTTGAATGGTAGTCAAACGGGGAATGAGGGGGATAGATAACCATGACCAAATTTCAATGTTTATGATctgataaccataaattatatttttaataatcaaatagtgcatgttaTAAAATCAGTCATATCCCcccttgaaaaaataatttgtctgaAACATAGAggtcaaaatgtataaaatgtaggccagggtatttatatttatgaggcaaagttaactttatttaaatgtgtaaataaatgaataagtCAGAATAACTATAAAGCCAAAAATCttgtaagttattattattgttatatttttttaatttgtttttatgaataaattataagttgttGCTAGATCTATTTACTAAAGTTTATTAAGTACTCGGTATTcatgaattatgataattagCTTTCAGTATATTTTTAGTAGATCTCAATTTCCACCATCACCACAACCCAAGCCTGAGGTCACCCTggatataaatgatttaaaaatcttacaatttataaaagtaaaacaaaagaaACTTTTTTAAGCTTTATGATAGTGTATTAGTGTATAACTACAAGCTTTTAATGCACATAGgcagtaattttatattaaataattaattaattctccTGCTTATGAaccacaaaaattaataaaacattgaaaTCAAAGAATTCATACTATGATTACAAGtatgaagtaggtacctagtaggtAGTTACCACATCCAACAGTCAACTAAATtatctagaaaaaaattaaatttcttgcCCTGAAAAATTGTCTGGTCGTCTTAATTTTCTTAatgaaaaatttgtaaattatcttttttgtCTCGAAAGAATAATTTATGGATAGCAAACTtttgataaacaatttaattattaaccataaattttaaaacgcttataaaaaaattgtgactgtttttttgatattttttaattaagatattctaaacaacttatgagaaactttgtaataaattgtcaactttttaatcaataattttataatgcatacataaaaaaaaaatttcaaaagtcAAACCTTAGGGTACTGACTAGGTTCAATTGGTTACCAAAAGGCACactcaaagttgaaaatcaaaggaTTTATACTGCTCTAAAACATAATTGTAAGACCAAAACATTCAACATTCCACTCAAAACGAAAATCAATAAAcataaatctatttaaaaaatataaaattatggagCTCGAAGGGATTGGAGTCattgttttttcaataaaagAAAGTATAGTATACAtcaaatttatgatataaattgtatttgtacaatatagcataatatactatattactatcggttcaaatatttcttattattgccattagttagaaaaaaaattataaataatattcacaatttaaattttatttaatcacctaatatttaatagaaaagtACACAGTTGAGTAGTGGCCTTTGACATTTTTCTTCATATTTAACAACTAATTGATCAATATCATTGTCAAGATCTTCACTTCTGGACAACTaaaatggaaataaatttatattaatattcaatagatATTTAGATGaactatatcaataaaaaaatcttaccaAAGTAACAAATTCGCAAATTAAAAATGCCCCGATTGTTGCTTCTTCATGATTGTCTTGAATGTTTATGTTGATAACATGAACTGGCTTATTGCCAAAACTTTGAATAGTTTCAAAatctaaacatataaatataattttaatttttataataatgataaaattgtcAATTTAAACATACACTCAAGTACTTGATCATATACTCGCTCTTCACACGTAATGActacagtaaatttttcattgcaTTGTTGAAATTTTTCTGGATGCTGCTTTATCCGTCGATTTCTATCCAGCATATTTAACAAACCATTTTGCGTAtaactaaatacaaaattgtgttAAGAAAATAATGACAAGAACAATAAAGaatttattgacaaaataataatatatttaataaataatatcacaatgataaagatataaattatataggtataatattattttaaaaagtagattcaaataatttataaacaattattttttatatgcattacgataaaaaaaacaataattaatgaagatttaaaatttaaactgaaGAACAATGGGtattaattgtaaacattttttaaaattattaagtatatttctaAAAGAATCTAGTTGATGGCTTGAACATTGAATTGTACTCAAACTTTTGAACTTAATTGATTTAaactatcaaatattaaatatctatttcaTAATACTGGTTAgacattttcaatacaattaactaataagttaataaacaattttaactacattttcattcaacatcataaatattttgaattaaaataaaacattgtttattgtaagcaataaattattattgaatttaaatttaagttttaacaaataCATTACAGTTGCCTAAGAAATGACAAGGTTCACACAGACAAcaaaacctactatacagcagagcaactTCTCAGTAGGTTAGTTTATATTCTCTTATGTTTTGGATAAACTAGGTATTGACTGTCGTTTACCTATTTGTatcgttgaaaaataatatgtttttatttctttgagTGCCgtgaaaatgtatttcaaagATCCAATGCGCCTCTAAGTAAAATAGGTTGGAAACTActggcatataatataaagtattaactttatttataattttaaagtaaaaataaataaaaatattatttaataataaggtTTAACTTCTTCAGAGGGTCAAGTTTGAATTTCTACAAAATTTTGGTTCAACTTTTTCCTAGTATTACTTACTATTGtctatagaaataaattaaattattataaattgttgtgaATCAAAATCACTATACATCAAATgaaaatacacaatacacaaaAAAGGTTGCACAAAGGTTAATGTCTGCACCAgggattaaatttaaaataaatatatagtttttacgtttttgaatatttaaatgttatgcaatattaatgtttattgttattgtactttcaaacattatttgattttttcctttaatcgttattatattttaaaatgttattttaattttttgttttctgtttaacatttaatgtataattttttttgtttataaattatattgttattttcagtATAGATGGGTAATTAGATAACCATACTTTGATGTAAGAACTATCAAATAAGTAGAATTTGTTGTCCCGAATTTTTTCAAGTTGATTTTTACTATTTGATTTTCAATCATCCTAGGGTTTTTTAGTAAGTAGCCATAACTTGCAAGTTAGTGTTAGTTTAGGTGTCAAATATTATGGAATGAATGAAAGatgaaataatagatattagatattattgaaaaaaatatatttataacaataatacaacttaAAATGGCATAATAATGTTaaggttatataaatatttagtaggtaggtacaccaaaCCACATGCTTGCAGTTCTGTatcttattgaaatttgaattacagaaatacactaatattttataaatcaaacaggttaggttaggttagactaCAAGctttaaaaacaatagtaatgtTAAGTGCAACGTAAAAAAAAAGCACAAACGTTAtttcatataacattatttgcattttttttatgttacatatttaaggtacctttattgtttattttttttcattattttccgttataacattataaataacgtTTTGAAGCCCTAGTCTgcaatacttaaaattatagcTCAATaaacattactatattattaaataaagttatacaaagtacaaaaaatttaaatactattaaataggTTTATTTTAAAGGATACTATGTTTTGTCTTTATTCTGCAGATCTCTATAAATATCATCATAAGAACATCcaaaatcatatatatttgGTTTGTCCGGCGCTGTTCCAGGTAACTTCACCTTGTCACCAGTTCCAAATGATCGAACGTTGAAACCTTTTTTACTATaatcataaacataaattaattaaaaacatttcatactatgataaatattatattatataaaataagtattggtaaaatttttattattattattattattaactttattattagGATTTGATATAGTGCAAAAGCCAATCAACTAAAATGTTTTGTGTTGATAAATTACAACATGCAAGAATTCAGTATTTCATaggtataaatgttaaataatttcaattgcctgaaatcaaaattacatattatattcaaatctaTGTAAATGGCAAAACCATACAcctcattaaatgtataaactaggacttagcaattaaaaataataaaaaaaaattataaataatgtttaatttaagtgTTTGTCTAAGAATTACCATccaatggtttaaaaaaaatcttttactACTGTTAATTTATCTTTGTTTAATAATAGTCAACTCAGGATGAGAAAGGAATGCAAGATCGTTCACTAAAATTCACTTTATTACAACAGTAATTTCACATCTTAAGGGAGCTCGGGTTCTAACTGGCCTCAGCCTGCTCATCAGAGTTAACTAAGTAATATATGATGGGAGAGGCAACACTCCCCAGTTAATGGTGACTCCCCACCATAACAATCAGTTGTTATCACTAcagtttaaatttatgaaaaatatcttaCAACGATACTCAAGTACGAGTTATGACggtggaaaataataaataggatattcataaaaaaaataaaaataaaattgtcactTTTCATCATCTAGGTACCTTAAAAAAGCATGTGCTTCCATACTTCGATTCATATTGCTTGAACAAACCACAGCTATTGTAAAATCACTGATCGCCATAGTAACGAATTTCAACGTACACAAATATGGAGTATGTTACTGCAaaacgaaaacatttttattttgtatttaaactgttagttataaaagttattattacctaccttatAAATGTAGACTGAATGTAttgaattatattgaaaattgttgTATGTCACATACTTTTCGGACAATTCagtcttataaaatatgaaatgcataagtgatacataataatgtacctattgagtgaaaataaaataagaaattaaatattaggtgTAACAAAATCAAgcatttcaaataaaacaatagtcatttgtatttcaatttcaattttaaaacagtATTTTGATAATTGGTAataaacatagataataaagatctttattatctatggtaaTAAAGTAGAGTTGGGCCGTGGTGGTTGGGGTCAATTCTTCCAAATACTGATAAGAGAAATTTGGAATTAACCtcaaaatattgagaaaaaaaaaaggccaaCTCCTAAAAACTCAAAACAGTCATAGTACAAATTTAACTGTGCGTATTACGTAAAAGCATTGTTAACGTAAAAGGTTACGTTAGGTTAGTTACGTAAAAGCATTGTTCTTTGGCAAAAGCAAACTATTGCTAGCACTTTTAAGTCTATATAGAAGCCGGATCTCTAATctgtacaaaacataaaatattaaaaagttgtaCTTCACATTGAGTTGGTATTTTCTTAATTGAATAAGGTAATACCGTTAAATGTTTACTAGCCTGAATAAATTCGacataaaattgattttctaaTATTCTGAGTTTTTCTACAGATAAATAAATAGCGATAGGCAATATATTCTAAGAAATTAATTAGAAGCattacatcaaataaaatataggtagttatattcattgaaaataatttaatctgcaATCAGTACTTGAACTTGCGTCAGCGTGGCAGCCCCCTCCTGgctaatattgtatttatttttattttttaagattccGCAACATTGTCATCAAAACTCATTGATatcttatacattataaaataattgaaaatagtgtttattaagcaatacaatgtatatatatactcagaaaaaaaaaatagaaaaatagcaATTGAATCGATCTTTTTTGGGCTCCCCCTCCCCTTGAATAAATCCTAGTTATAAATCCTAGACATACCACATGTACTAAAACAGTTTGCTAAaaattatacactataaaaaaaaatgtacctacttttagattctgaacgaagcgatgaatgtattgattttacaatgatgtgtgtttttttttttttttaatttttttttttttttgtgtctgtcataacCAGGGCTAGAaactttatgcgctaaaaaacaatgaaatatgtgcatacgtatgcactaaaaaaaaccaaaatatgcggtataatatgcatttattattttaaaaaaaagtatttaaaagcataattatagagaaaaaaaattatttttgaatcataaatattttatttatatttttcttttgataatacTGAATCTGTAAACCTGGCCGGTCATTACGGTCATTAAAGGCCAATTCTTATTTCCTAGTAAAAACACTATAAACCATACGGGCGAGCGTCGCCGACGGCAGTACTGAcagctattggtaaaaataaatattttattcttgaaaacattttaattaaataagacgattaaaatttataatatttataaacatttacacaatatttcaactattactcggtatagtataattcaaaatattgactAGGAAACCGTGTGCGGcggctatttatttttaaattatttaatttacaatattcaactaTCAAAAACTTGTTTGTTGTAGATTTCTTCtacatttttaccataaaatgcatttatatactcaaaatctttaaatatgcataatcatataaatttagtaaaatatgcaaaaatatgcaacataaattgttgtatttcaactgtatggttcatgaaacgaatttgtatcgaatcagatttgaaatatgcagcttcctgagaaagatgcaaacgcataaagttccgagccctggtcataaccttttaggacagtaaaagtgcttggattttcttcaacagtaacttttctgataggaaagtgaatctagttggtactttggggggtcaaaagtaaaaatttcccagtagttttcaaaagcgactaAGCGTtctaaggaaaaacgggaatttttacgcaaaatctgtttttgagaaaatcgattttggtttttggtgtaactctaaaacaaatgaccgtagggacatgaaattttgactgaatgtt contains:
- the LOC132952766 gene encoding RNA polymerase II subunit A C-terminal domain phosphatase SSU72-like — its product is MAISDFTIAVVCSSNMNRSMEAHAFLSKKGFNVRSFGTGDKVKLPGTAPDKPNIYDFGCSYDDIYRDLQNKDKTYYTQNGLLNMLDRNRRIKQHPEKFQQCNEKFTVVITCEERVYDQVLEYFETIQSFGNKPVHVININIQDNHEEATIGAFLICEFVTLLSRSEDLDNDIDQLVVKYEEKCQRPLLNCVLFY